A DNA window from Streptomyces parvus contains the following coding sequences:
- a CDS encoding bifunctional (p)ppGpp synthetase/guanosine-3',5'-bis(diphosphate) 3'-pyrophosphohydrolase has product MPDEAQPAAAPQPDKPVAAPATPEKAAPSNAPEPAPAEPAADPARPRAAKPATPPEKPAAPEAPPKPAGTTGPAQPPARKPASAAPKPPPPGPPAKAGSTSGSASRSGGSSNRVRARLARLGVQRSSPYNPVLEPLLRTVRGNDPKIETATLRQIEKAYQVAERWHRGQKRKSGDPYITHPLAVTTILAELGMDPATLMAGLLHDTVEDTEYGLDTLKRDFGDQVALLVDGVTKLDKVKFGEAAQAETVRKMVVAMAKDPRVLVIKLADRLHNMRTMRYLKREKQEKKARETLEIYAPLAHRLGMNTIKWELEDLAFAILYPKMYDEIVRLVAERAPKRDEYLAIVTDEVQSDLRAARIKATVTGRPKHYYSVYQKMIVRGRDFAEIYDLVGIRVLVDTVRDCYAALGTVHARWNPVPGRFKDYIAMPKFNMYQSLHTTVIGPSGKPVELQIRTFDMHRRAEYGIAAHWKYKQEAVAGASKVRTDVPKNTGRGQDTVNDMAWLRQLLDWQKETEDPGEFLESLRFDLSRNEVFVFTPKGDVIALPAGATPVDFAYAVHTEVGHRTIGARVNGRLVPLESTLDNGDLVEVFTSKAAGAGPSRDWLGFVKSPRARNKIRAWFSKERRDEAIEQGKDAIARAMRKQNLPIQRILTGDSLVTLAHEMRYPDISSLYAAIGEGHVAAAGVVQKLVQALGGHDEANEDIAESTPPSHGGRSKRRANADPGVVVKGVEDVWVKLARCCTPVPGDPIIGFVTRGSGVSVHRADCVNVESLSQQPERILDVEWAPTQSSVFLVAIQVEALDRSRLLSDVTRILSDQHVNILSAAVQTSRDRVATSRFTFEMGDPKHLGHVLKAVRGVEGVYDVYRVTSARRP; this is encoded by the coding sequence TTGCCAGACGAGGCCCAGCCAGCCGCCGCCCCGCAGCCCGACAAGCCCGTGGCGGCCCCCGCCACGCCGGAGAAGGCTGCGCCCTCGAACGCGCCGGAGCCCGCGCCCGCCGAGCCGGCCGCCGATCCCGCGCGCCCCCGGGCCGCGAAGCCCGCCACTCCTCCCGAGAAGCCCGCGGCCCCCGAGGCCCCGCCGAAACCTGCAGGGACGACGGGCCCCGCGCAGCCCCCGGCCAGGAAACCGGCGTCCGCCGCGCCCAAGCCCCCGCCCCCCGGGCCCCCGGCGAAGGCCGGATCCACCAGTGGCTCCGCCTCCCGCTCCGGCGGCTCCTCCAACCGGGTGCGGGCCCGCCTCGCCCGGCTGGGCGTACAGCGCTCCAGCCCGTACAACCCGGTCCTGGAACCGCTGCTGCGTACGGTCCGGGGCAACGACCCCAAGATCGAGACGGCCACGCTCCGGCAGATCGAGAAGGCCTACCAGGTCGCCGAGCGCTGGCACCGGGGCCAGAAGCGCAAGAGCGGCGACCCCTACATCACCCACCCGCTGGCCGTCACCACGATCCTCGCCGAGCTGGGCATGGACCCGGCGACGCTGATGGCGGGCCTGCTGCACGACACGGTCGAGGACACCGAGTACGGCCTGGACACCCTCAAGCGCGACTTCGGCGACCAGGTCGCCCTGCTCGTCGACGGCGTCACCAAGCTGGACAAGGTCAAGTTCGGCGAGGCCGCCCAGGCCGAGACCGTACGCAAGATGGTCGTCGCGATGGCCAAGGACCCCCGGGTCCTCGTCATCAAGCTCGCCGACCGCCTGCACAACATGCGCACCATGCGCTACCTCAAGCGGGAGAAGCAGGAGAAGAAGGCCCGCGAGACGCTGGAGATCTACGCCCCGCTGGCGCACCGGCTGGGCATGAACACCATCAAGTGGGAGCTGGAGGACCTCGCCTTCGCGATCCTCTACCCCAAGATGTACGACGAGATCGTCCGCCTCGTCGCCGAGCGGGCCCCCAAGCGCGACGAATACCTCGCCATAGTGACCGACGAGGTCCAGTCCGACCTGCGCGCCGCCCGCATCAAGGCCACCGTCACCGGCCGCCCCAAGCACTACTACAGCGTCTACCAGAAGATGATCGTGCGAGGCCGCGACTTCGCCGAGATCTACGACCTGGTGGGCATCCGCGTCCTGGTCGACACGGTCCGCGACTGCTACGCGGCGCTCGGCACCGTTCACGCCCGGTGGAACCCGGTGCCCGGGCGGTTCAAGGACTACATCGCGATGCCCAAGTTCAACATGTACCAGTCGCTGCACACCACGGTGATCGGTCCCAGCGGCAAGCCCGTCGAGCTTCAGATCCGTACGTTCGACATGCACCGCCGCGCCGAGTACGGCATCGCTGCCCACTGGAAGTACAAGCAGGAGGCCGTGGCCGGCGCCTCCAAGGTCCGTACCGACGTCCCCAAGAACACCGGGCGCGGCCAGGACACGGTGAACGACATGGCGTGGCTGCGCCAGCTCCTGGACTGGCAGAAGGAGACCGAGGACCCCGGGGAGTTCCTGGAGTCCCTGCGCTTCGACCTCTCGCGCAACGAGGTCTTCGTCTTCACGCCGAAGGGCGACGTCATAGCGCTGCCCGCCGGCGCGACCCCCGTCGACTTCGCGTACGCCGTCCACACCGAGGTCGGCCACCGGACCATAGGAGCACGCGTCAACGGGCGGCTCGTGCCGCTCGAATCGACGCTCGACAACGGCGACCTGGTCGAGGTCTTCACCTCCAAGGCGGCCGGCGCCGGACCCTCCCGGGACTGGCTCGGCTTCGTCAAGTCGCCGCGCGCCCGCAACAAGATCCGCGCCTGGTTCTCCAAGGAGCGCCGCGACGAGGCCATCGAGCAGGGCAAGGACGCCATCGCGCGCGCCATGCGCAAGCAGAACCTGCCGATCCAGCGCATTCTGACCGGCGACTCCCTGGTCACCCTCGCCCACGAGATGCGCTACCCCGACATCTCCTCGCTGTACGCGGCGATCGGCGAGGGCCATGTCGCGGCGGCGGGCGTCGTCCAGAAGTTGGTGCAGGCCCTCGGTGGCCATGACGAGGCCAACGAGGACATCGCAGAGTCCACCCCGCCCTCGCACGGCGGCCGCAGCAAACGCCGCGCCAACGCGGACCCCGGCGTCGTCGTCAAGGGCGTCGAGGACGTCTGGGTCAAGCTGGCCCGCTGCTGTACGCCCGTCCCCGGCGACCCGATCATCGGCTTCGTCACCCGGGGCAGCGGCGTCTCCGTGCACCGGGCGGACTGCGTCAACGTGGAGTCGCTGTCGCAGCAGCCCGAGCGCATCCTCGACGTCGAGTGGGCGCCCACCCAGTCCTCCGTCTTCCTGGTCGCCATCCAGGTCGAGGCCCTGGACCGCTCCCGGCTGCTCTCCGACGTCACCCGGATCCTCTCGGACCAGCACGTCAACATCCTGTCGGCGGCCGTCCAGACGTCCCGTGACCGGGTGGCCACCTCGCGCTTCACCTTCGAGATGGGCGATCCCAAGCACCTGGGCCACGTCCTGAAGGCCGTACGCGGCGTGGAGGGTGTCTACGACGTCTACCGGGTCACGTCCGCCCGCAGGCCGTAG
- the ruvA gene encoding Holliday junction branch migration protein RuvA — translation MIAFVSGPVAALAPTTAVIEVGGIGMAVQCTPHTLADLRVGKEARLATSLVVREDSLTLYGFRDDDERQVFELLQTASGVGPRLAQAMLATHSPDALRLAVSTGDEKALTAVSGIGKKGAQKLLLELKDRLGEPVGAHIGQQGIGTPVTSGWRDQLQAALIGLGYASREADEAVNAVAPQAEAAVAEGTAPPVPQLLRAALQTLNRAR, via the coding sequence ATGATCGCCTTCGTCTCCGGCCCGGTGGCCGCCCTCGCCCCGACCACGGCCGTCATCGAGGTCGGCGGCATCGGCATGGCCGTCCAGTGCACCCCGCACACCCTCGCCGACCTGCGCGTCGGCAAGGAGGCCCGGCTCGCCACCTCCCTCGTCGTCCGGGAGGACTCCCTCACCCTGTACGGCTTCCGGGACGACGACGAGCGACAGGTGTTCGAGCTGCTCCAGACCGCCAGTGGAGTCGGGCCCCGGCTCGCCCAGGCGATGCTCGCCACCCACAGCCCCGACGCCCTGCGTCTCGCGGTCTCCACCGGCGACGAGAAGGCGCTGACCGCCGTCTCCGGCATCGGGAAGAAGGGCGCCCAGAAGCTGCTGCTGGAGCTCAAGGACCGGCTCGGCGAACCGGTCGGCGCGCACATCGGCCAGCAGGGCATCGGCACCCCCGTCACCTCGGGCTGGCGCGACCAGCTCCAGGCCGCCCTGATCGGCCTCGGCTACGCGAGCCGCGAGGCGGACGAGGCCGTCAACGCCGTCGCCCCGCAGGCCGAGGCGGCCGTCGCCGAGGGCACCGCACCCCCCGTGCCCCAGTTGCTGCGGGCCGCCCTGCAGACTCTCAACCGCGCACGCTGA
- a CDS encoding adenine phosphoribosyltransferase — MTSTTESLRELLLSRIRDVADYPKPGVVFKDITPLLADPVAFTALTDALAELCVRHGATKIVGLEARGFILAAPVAVRAGIGFVPVRKAGKLPGATLSQTYELEYGSAEIEIHAEDLDADDRVMVIDDVLATGGTAEASLDLIRRAGAQVAGVAVLMELGFLAGRARLEPGLAGTPLEALITV, encoded by the coding sequence ATGACGAGCACCACCGAATCCCTCAGGGAGCTGCTGCTCAGCCGGATCCGCGATGTCGCGGACTACCCGAAGCCGGGCGTGGTGTTCAAGGACATCACCCCGCTGCTCGCGGACCCGGTCGCCTTCACGGCGCTCACCGACGCCCTCGCGGAGCTGTGCGTGCGGCACGGCGCCACGAAGATCGTCGGCCTGGAGGCGCGCGGGTTCATCCTGGCCGCGCCCGTCGCGGTCCGGGCGGGCATCGGCTTCGTCCCGGTCCGCAAGGCCGGAAAGCTCCCCGGAGCCACGCTGAGCCAGACCTACGAGCTGGAGTACGGCAGCGCGGAGATCGAGATCCACGCCGAGGACCTCGACGCCGACGACCGGGTCATGGTCATCGACGACGTCCTCGCCACCGGCGGCACCGCCGAGGCCTCGCTGGACCTCATTCGGCGGGCCGGCGCCCAGGTCGCGGGCGTCGCGGTCCTCATGGAGCTCGGTTTCCTCGCGGGCCGCGCCCGCCTGGAGCCGGGCCTCGCCGGCACCCCGCTGGAGGCCCTGATCACGGTCTGA
- the secF gene encoding protein translocase subunit SecF, whose protein sequence is MSRLGNLGARLYRGEVGYDFIRNRKIWYGVSILITITAIIGVAVGGLRMGIEFKGGAVFTTDTKAQISTAQATDVATEASGHMAIVQELGNGGLRIQITEVDTAKANEIKETLSDELGIPANDINADLVGPSWGEQIANKAWTGLGVFMILVVIYLAIAFEWRMAVAALVALIHDITITVGVYALVGFEVTPGTVIGLLTILGYSLYDTVVVFDSLKEGQKDITKQTRYTYSEIANRSINSTLVRSINTTVVALLPVAGLLFIGGGVLGAGMLNDISLSLFVGLAAGAYSSIFIATPLVADLKERDPQMKALKKRVLAKRAAAAAKGESPDDGPEGPRDGAETAGTAIGRPRSHRTPGKR, encoded by the coding sequence ATGTCGCGACTCGGCAATCTCGGCGCCCGGCTCTACCGCGGCGAGGTCGGCTACGACTTCATCCGCAACCGCAAGATCTGGTACGGCGTCTCGATACTGATCACCATCACGGCCATCATCGGCGTGGCGGTCGGCGGCCTCCGCATGGGCATCGAGTTCAAGGGCGGCGCGGTCTTCACGACCGACACCAAGGCCCAGATCTCCACCGCCCAGGCCACGGACGTGGCGACCGAGGCCTCCGGCCACATGGCGATCGTCCAGGAGCTGGGCAACGGCGGTCTGCGCATCCAGATCACCGAGGTCGACACCGCCAAGGCGAACGAGATCAAGGAGACCCTCTCCGACGAGCTCGGCATCCCCGCCAACGACATCAACGCGGACCTGGTCGGCCCCAGCTGGGGTGAGCAGATCGCCAACAAGGCGTGGACCGGCCTCGGAGTCTTCATGATCCTGGTGGTGATCTATCTGGCCATCGCCTTCGAGTGGCGGATGGCCGTCGCCGCCCTCGTCGCGCTGATCCACGACATCACCATCACGGTCGGCGTCTACGCCCTGGTCGGCTTCGAGGTCACCCCGGGCACGGTGATCGGTCTGCTGACCATTCTCGGTTACTCCCTGTACGACACGGTGGTCGTCTTCGACAGCCTGAAGGAGGGCCAGAAGGACATCACCAAGCAGACCCGCTACACGTACAGCGAGATCGCCAACCGGTCGATCAACAGCACTCTGGTCCGCTCCATCAACACCACCGTGGTGGCGCTCCTGCCGGTCGCCGGCCTGCTGTTCATCGGCGGCGGCGTCCTCGGCGCGGGCATGCTGAACGACATCTCGCTGTCGCTGTTCGTCGGTCTCGCCGCCGGTGCCTACTCCTCGATCTTCATCGCCACGCCGCTCGTCGCCGACCTCAAGGAACGCGACCCGCAGATGAAGGCGCTGAAGAAGCGGGTCCTGGCCAAGCGGGCCGCCGCGGCCGCCAAGGGCGAGTCCCCCGACGACGGCCCCGAGGGCCCGCGCGACGGCGCGGAGACCGCGGGCACGGCGATCGGCCGCCCCCGGTCGCACCGCACCCCCGGGAAGCGCTGA
- a CDS encoding DUF349 domain-containing protein, which yields MSSDPWGRVDETGTVYVRTAEGEQVVGSWQAGSPEEALAYFERKYDGIVVEIGLLERRVKTTDLSAKDATTAIDHLRQQVDEHHAVGDLEALRKRLDALVATVEARREERKALKAKQTDEAKQAKEALVAEAEELARSEQWRSAGERLRALVDTWKGLPRLDRKSDDELWHRFSHARSAFSKRRKAHFAALDAQREEARKAKEKLVTEAESLSGSTDWVGTAARYRDLMTEWKAAGRAQREAEDDLWNRFRGAQDVFFAARSEVFAERDAEQGENLKLKEELAAEAEKLVPVKDLKAARAAFRSINERWEAIGHVPRDARPKVEGRMQAVERALLESEESEWRRTNPEARARAAGLTGQLQAAVDKLRGQIDTARAQGNNARADKLAKELEGRQALLDQALKGLEEFGG from the coding sequence GTGAGCAGCGACCCGTGGGGCCGCGTCGACGAGACGGGCACCGTGTACGTGCGTACAGCCGAGGGCGAGCAGGTCGTCGGATCGTGGCAGGCCGGTTCCCCCGAGGAGGCCCTGGCCTATTTCGAGCGCAAGTACGACGGCATTGTGGTCGAGATCGGCCTCCTCGAACGGCGGGTGAAGACCACCGATCTGTCGGCCAAGGACGCGACGACGGCCATCGACCATCTGCGGCAGCAGGTCGACGAGCACCACGCGGTGGGCGACCTCGAAGCACTGCGCAAGCGGCTGGACGCGCTCGTCGCGACGGTCGAGGCGCGGCGCGAGGAGCGCAAGGCCCTCAAGGCCAAGCAGACCGACGAGGCCAAGCAGGCCAAGGAGGCGCTGGTCGCCGAGGCCGAGGAGCTGGCGCGGAGCGAGCAGTGGCGGTCGGCCGGCGAGCGGCTGCGGGCGCTGGTGGACACCTGGAAGGGTCTCCCCCGCCTCGACCGCAAGTCGGACGACGAGCTGTGGCACCGCTTCTCGCACGCCCGCTCGGCGTTCTCCAAGCGGCGCAAGGCCCACTTCGCCGCGCTGGACGCCCAGCGCGAGGAGGCCCGCAAGGCCAAGGAGAAGCTGGTCACCGAGGCCGAGTCGCTGTCCGGGTCCACGGACTGGGTCGGCACGGCGGCGCGCTACCGCGACCTGATGACCGAGTGGAAGGCGGCGGGCCGCGCCCAGCGCGAGGCCGAGGACGACCTGTGGAACCGTTTCCGCGGCGCCCAGGACGTCTTCTTCGCCGCCCGCAGCGAGGTCTTCGCGGAGCGGGACGCCGAGCAGGGCGAGAACCTCAAGCTCAAGGAGGAGCTCGCCGCCGAGGCCGAGAAGCTGGTGCCGGTGAAGGACCTGAAGGCGGCCCGCGCCGCGTTCCGGTCCATCAACGAACGCTGGGAGGCCATCGGCCACGTACCGCGTGACGCCCGCCCGAAGGTCGAGGGCCGGATGCAGGCGGTGGAGCGGGCGCTCCTGGAGTCCGAGGAGTCCGAGTGGCGCCGGACGAACCCGGAGGCGCGGGCCCGCGCCGCGGGTCTGACCGGTCAGCTCCAGGCCGCCGTGGACAAGCTGCGCGGTCAGATCGACACCGCGCGTGCCCAGGGCAACAACGCCCGTGCGGACAAGCTGGCCAAGGAGTTGGAGGGCCGCCAGGCGCTGCTGGACCAGGCGCTGAAGGGCCTGGAGGAGTTCGGCGGCTGA
- the yajC gene encoding preprotein translocase subunit YajC, producing the protein MDLLTLLPFIVLIGAMFLMTRSAKKKQAAAAQMRNDMQPGTGVRTIGGMYATVKEVHDDTVLLEVAPGVHAVYAKNAIGAVLDDAEYNRIVHGDDPELDTDGTVVPDDASSLTGEGDAEVAKIDLGKDGAADDAEAEDATAKDVKDAKGEGKTDGDADSK; encoded by the coding sequence GTGGATCTCTTGACTCTTCTCCCCTTCATCGTGCTCATCGGGGCCATGTTCCTGATGACCCGCTCCGCCAAGAAGAAGCAGGCGGCGGCCGCCCAGATGCGCAACGACATGCAGCCCGGCACCGGCGTCCGGACGATCGGGGGCATGTACGCGACCGTCAAGGAAGTCCACGACGACACGGTGCTCCTCGAGGTCGCCCCCGGCGTGCACGCCGTCTACGCGAAGAACGCCATCGGCGCCGTCCTGGACGACGCGGAGTACAACCGCATCGTGCACGGCGACGACCCGGAGCTGGACACGGACGGCACCGTCGTTCCCGACGACGCCTCCTCGCTGACCGGTGAGGGGGACGCCGAGGTCGCCAAGATCGACCTGGGCAAGGACGGCGCGGCCGACGACGCCGAGGCCGAGGACGCCACGGCCAAGGACGTCAAGGACGCCAAGGGCGAGGGCAAGACCGACGGCGACGCCGACTCCAAGTAG
- the secD gene encoding protein translocase subunit SecD has translation MAAPKKGRGPAGGQGRPGRALALILIAMVALAGGMFLSGHTTPRLGIDLAGGTSITLEAQNQPGKPNAINQTNMDTAVGIIERRVNGLGVSEAEVQTQGNKNIIVNIPKGTNSKQAQEQVGTTAQLYFRPVLTVQASGPETPKPSGSPSASGTPKPGESAQGGDKATDEDKPQGEEATGSEATPSASATTQGRAVTGALKKDDPTPGASDKPKASESPEASPSADPATAKLQEEFTKLDCTDPKQRSDAGKNAKPTDSIVACGSNVPGSYEKYILGPAEVSGSDVDDAKGAIDQQSGEWIVSMEFTSAGAKKFQTITGRLSQQQPPMNQFAIVLDGEVVSAPSVRTALSKNAQISGSFDQQSAEDLGNILSYGALPLTFKEVSVTTVTAALGSEQLQAGLIAGAIGLALVIIYLVVYYRGLAFIALLSLLVSGILTYTIMSLLGPAIGFALNLPAVCGAIVAIGITADSFIVYFERVRDEIREGRTLRPAIERAWPRARRTILVSDFVSFLAAAVLFIVTVGKVQGFAFTLGLTTLLDVVVVFLFTKPLMTLMGRTKFFSRGGPWSGLDPKRLGAQPPLRRSRRVNAPTEPKEA, from the coding sequence GTGGCAGCACCCAAGAAGGGCCGAGGGCCGGCCGGCGGTCAGGGCAGGCCGGGGCGTGCCCTGGCTCTGATCCTCATCGCCATGGTCGCGCTCGCCGGCGGGATGTTCCTGTCCGGGCACACCACACCCCGGCTGGGCATCGACCTGGCCGGCGGCACGTCGATCACGCTGGAAGCGCAGAACCAGCCCGGCAAGCCGAACGCGATCAACCAGACCAACATGGACACCGCGGTCGGGATCATCGAGCGGCGGGTCAACGGTCTGGGCGTCTCCGAGGCCGAGGTCCAGACCCAGGGCAACAAGAACATCATCGTCAACATCCCCAAGGGGACGAACTCCAAGCAGGCCCAGGAGCAGGTCGGTACCACCGCCCAGCTCTACTTCCGGCCTGTGCTGACGGTGCAGGCGAGCGGTCCCGAGACGCCCAAGCCCTCCGGCTCCCCCTCGGCCTCCGGCACCCCGAAGCCCGGCGAGTCCGCCCAGGGCGGGGACAAGGCGACGGACGAGGACAAGCCCCAGGGTGAGGAGGCCACCGGTTCGGAGGCCACCCCCTCGGCGAGCGCCACCACCCAGGGCCGCGCGGTCACCGGCGCCCTGAAGAAGGACGACCCGACCCCCGGCGCCTCCGACAAGCCGAAGGCGTCGGAGTCCCCCGAGGCGTCGCCCTCCGCGGACCCGGCCACGGCCAAGCTCCAGGAGGAGTTCACCAAGCTCGACTGCACCGACCCCAAGCAGCGGTCCGACGCGGGCAAGAACGCCAAGCCCACCGACTCGATCGTCGCCTGCGGCTCGAACGTCCCGGGCAGCTACGAGAAGTACATCCTCGGCCCCGCCGAGGTCTCCGGCAGCGACGTCGACGACGCCAAGGGCGCCATCGACCAGCAGTCCGGCGAGTGGATCGTGTCGATGGAGTTCACCTCCGCCGGCGCCAAGAAGTTCCAGACGATCACCGGCCGGCTCTCGCAGCAGCAACCGCCCATGAACCAGTTCGCGATCGTCCTCGACGGCGAGGTCGTCTCCGCCCCGTCGGTGCGCACGGCCCTCAGCAAGAACGCCCAGATCTCCGGCAGCTTCGACCAGCAGTCGGCCGAGGACCTCGGCAACATCCTCTCCTACGGCGCCCTGCCGCTGACCTTCAAGGAGGTCAGCGTCACCACGGTGACCGCCGCGCTCGGCAGCGAGCAGCTCCAGGCGGGCCTGATCGCCGGTGCGATCGGCCTGGCGCTGGTCATCATCTACCTGGTCGTCTACTACCGGGGTCTCGCGTTCATCGCGCTGCTGAGCCTTCTGGTCTCCGGCATCCTGACGTACACGATCATGTCCTTGCTGGGCCCGGCCATCGGGTTCGCGCTGAACCTCCCGGCGGTCTGTGGCGCCATCGTCGCCATCGGCATCACAGCGGACTCCTTCATCGTCTACTTCGAACGCGTCAGAGACGAGATCCGCGAAGGACGCACGCTGCGACCGGCCATCGAGCGCGCCTGGCCGCGTGCCCGGCGCACCATCCTGGTCTCCGACTTCGTGTCGTTCCTGGCCGCCGCGGTGCTCTTCATCGTCACCGTCGGCAAGGTGCAGGGCTTCGCCTTCACGCTCGGCCTCACCACCCTGCTCGACGTCGTCGTGGTGTTCCTCTTCACCAAGCCCCTGATGACGCTCATGGGCCGGACGAAGTTCTTCTCCAGGGGCGGCCCGTGGTCCGGGCTGGACCCGAAGCGGCTCGGCGCCCAGCCGCCGCTGCGCCGTTCGCGCCGTGTCAACGCCCCCACCGAACCGAAGGAGGCGTGA
- a CDS encoding peptidylprolyl isomerase, which yields MSSSEQRRRQLAREKFERQQKRREEARRRTRRITAIVAASVAVVAVVGVSAFVVAGKDDDKDKKSEAAASQSPAPEPSESESKAPLPAMKIDKKAKYTMSLTTSQGDIGFSMDAAKTPQTVNSFKALADKGYFDDTKCHRLTTQGIFVLQCGDPKGDGTGGPGYNIPDENVDALGKAGADGTVVYPPGTVAMANTGQPNSGGSQFFLVYKETKLPPTYTPFGTMDDASLKAVQKVGEAGVEGGAGDGAPKKAVTVEKASVEKG from the coding sequence GTGTCCAGCAGCGAACAGCGGCGGCGGCAGCTCGCCCGGGAGAAGTTCGAGCGCCAGCAGAAGCGCCGGGAGGAAGCCCGCCGCAGGACGAGGCGCATCACCGCGATCGTCGCGGCCTCGGTGGCCGTGGTCGCCGTCGTGGGCGTGAGCGCGTTCGTCGTGGCGGGCAAGGACGACGACAAGGACAAGAAGAGCGAGGCGGCGGCGAGCCAGAGCCCCGCTCCGGAGCCTTCGGAGAGCGAGAGCAAGGCCCCGCTCCCCGCGATGAAGATCGACAAGAAGGCGAAGTACACGATGTCGCTCACGACGAGCCAGGGTGACATCGGGTTCTCGATGGACGCGGCGAAGACCCCGCAGACCGTGAACTCCTTCAAGGCGCTCGCCGACAAGGGCTACTTCGACGACACCAAGTGCCACCGGCTGACCACCCAGGGCATCTTCGTGCTCCAGTGCGGCGACCCCAAGGGCGACGGCACGGGCGGCCCGGGCTACAACATCCCGGACGAGAATGTGGACGCGCTCGGCAAGGCGGGTGCCGACGGCACGGTCGTCTACCCGCCGGGCACGGTGGCGATGGCCAATACCGGCCAGCCGAACTCCGGCGGCAGCCAGTTCTTCCTGGTCTACAAGGAGACGAAGCTCCCGCCCACCTACACCCCGTTCGGCACGATGGACGACGCCTCGCTGAAGGCCGTCCAGAAGGTCGGCGAAGCAGGGGTAGAGGGCGGTGCGGGCGACGGCGCCCCGAAGAAGGCCGTGACGGTGGAGAAGGCCTCGGTCGAGAAGGGCTGA
- the ruvB gene encoding Holliday junction branch migration DNA helicase RuvB — protein MNWDETGPETDEPTGPVFDDRLVDADADGEDTAVEAALRPKDLEEFVGQEKVREQLDLVLKAARARGATADHVLLSGAPGLGKTTLSMIIAAEMNAPIRITSGPAIQHAGDLAAILSSLQEGEVLFLDEIHRMSRPAEEMLYMAMEDFRVDVIVGKGPGATAIPLELPPFTLVGATTRAGLLPPPLRDRFGFTGHMEFYAPAELERVVHRSARLLDVGIDVEGAAEIAGRSRGTPRIANRLLRRVRDYAQVKAEGAIDREIAAAALKVYEVDARGLDRLDRAVLGALLKLFGGGPVGLSTLAVAVGEERETVEEVAEPFLVREGLLARTPRGRVATPAAWAHLGLVPPHHGAKGQQGLFGA, from the coding sequence ATGAACTGGGACGAGACCGGACCCGAGACCGACGAGCCGACCGGCCCGGTCTTCGACGACCGGCTGGTCGACGCGGACGCGGACGGAGAGGACACCGCGGTCGAGGCGGCGCTGCGCCCCAAGGACCTGGAGGAGTTCGTCGGCCAGGAGAAGGTCCGCGAACAGCTCGACCTGGTCCTCAAGGCGGCCCGCGCCCGCGGTGCCACCGCCGACCACGTGCTGCTCTCCGGCGCCCCCGGCCTCGGCAAGACCACCCTTTCGATGATCATCGCGGCCGAGATGAACGCCCCGATCCGCATCACCTCGGGCCCCGCCATCCAGCACGCCGGCGACCTCGCGGCGATCCTCTCCTCCCTCCAGGAGGGCGAGGTCCTCTTCCTCGACGAGATCCACCGCATGTCCCGGCCCGCCGAGGAGATGCTCTACATGGCGATGGAGGACTTCCGGGTCGACGTCATCGTCGGCAAGGGCCCCGGCGCCACCGCGATCCCGCTGGAGCTGCCCCCCTTCACCCTGGTCGGGGCCACCACCCGGGCCGGACTGCTGCCGCCCCCGCTGCGCGACCGCTTCGGCTTCACCGGGCACATGGAGTTCTACGCCCCGGCCGAGCTGGAACGCGTCGTCCACCGTTCCGCCCGCCTCCTGGACGTGGGCATCGATGTGGAGGGCGCCGCCGAGATCGCCGGACGCTCCCGGGGCACCCCCCGTATCGCCAACCGGCTGCTCCGCCGCGTCCGCGACTACGCCCAGGTCAAGGCGGAGGGAGCGATCGACCGGGAGATCGCCGCGGCGGCCCTCAAGGTGTACGAGGTTGACGCCCGCGGACTCGATCGGCTGGACCGCGCCGTCCTCGGCGCCCTGCTGAAGCTGTTCGGCGGCGGCCCCGTGGGCCTGTCCACCCTGGCGGTCGCCGTGGGGGAGGAGCGCGAGACCGTCGAGGAGGTCGCCGAGCCCTTCCTCGTAAGGGAAGGACTGCTGGCCAGGACCCCGCGCGGCCGGGTCGCCACGCCCGCGGCCTGGGCGCATCTGGGACTGGTCCCGCCGCACCACGGAGCAAAGGGACAACAGGGCCTGTTCGGGGCGTGA